In one Cloacibacillus porcorum genomic region, the following are encoded:
- a CDS encoding rod shape-determining protein, with protein MFSFRPNLFNHEIGIDIGTVNTVIYVKSKGVVINEPSVIAVRNLGRKGQKEIIAFGAAAKKMVGRTPQGITTVRPLSHGVIADFEMTQHMIRHYMSQATASSGLFSHPRVAVCVPASVTEVEKRAVVEVTLAAGAKEAFVVEEPLAAAVGIGLPIDEAQGNMVVNMGGGTCEVAVLSLGGIVINQSVRVAGDALDEAIISMLRQNYTLAIGESTAEEIKIAIGSVIPLEQELKMDVKGRDLVDGLPKVVSICSEEVREAIEPIVTQIEETIRSTIERTPPELVRDIVDQGIVLSGGTANLRGLNIRFADALNVPIHIAEQPVYSVALGLGKILEMPQDKNRLSITVEKQGV; from the coding sequence TGGGACGGTAAATACGGTCATATATGTCAAATCAAAGGGGGTCGTCATCAACGAACCCTCAGTTATCGCGGTGCGCAACCTTGGCCGCAAGGGACAGAAAGAGATAATCGCCTTCGGCGCCGCTGCGAAAAAGATGGTGGGGCGCACGCCGCAGGGGATCACGACTGTCCGCCCCCTCTCGCACGGCGTCATCGCCGACTTTGAGATGACGCAGCATATGATACGCCACTACATGTCACAGGCGACGGCCTCAAGCGGCCTCTTCTCACATCCGCGCGTCGCCGTCTGTGTGCCGGCGAGCGTCACCGAGGTGGAAAAGCGCGCCGTCGTTGAAGTTACGCTCGCGGCGGGGGCCAAGGAGGCCTTTGTCGTGGAGGAGCCGCTCGCCGCGGCGGTGGGCATTGGCCTGCCGATCGACGAGGCGCAGGGCAACATGGTAGTCAATATGGGCGGCGGGACCTGCGAGGTGGCGGTGCTGTCTTTGGGCGGTATCGTCATCAACCAGTCGGTCAGAGTGGCGGGGGACGCCCTTGACGAGGCGATCATCTCGATGCTGCGGCAGAACTACACCTTGGCGATCGGCGAGAGTACGGCGGAGGAGATAAAGATCGCGATCGGCTCCGTCATTCCGCTGGAGCAGGAGCTCAAGATGGATGTCAAGGGACGCGACCTTGTTGACGGACTGCCGAAGGTGGTAAGCATCTGCTCCGAGGAGGTCCGCGAGGCGATCGAACCAATCGTAACGCAGATCGAGGAGACGATACGCTCGACCATCGAGCGCACGCCGCCAGAGCTCGTCCGCGACATCGTAGATCAGGGCATCGTCCTCTCCGGCGGCACGGCCAACCTTCGCGGCCTCAACATCCGCTTCGCCGACGCGCTGAACGTGCCGATACATATCGCGGAGCAGCCCGTCTACTCCGTGGCCCTCGGCCTCGGGAAGATACTCGAGATGCCGCAGGATAAAAACAGGCTCTCGATCACGGTCGAGAAACAGGGCGTTTAA
- a CDS encoding rod shape-determining protein MreC — MQLLGRESRPWLSGLISVLAGVAVLLLMTAVPAAKYSAVEWVNAALTYPEKPVLYVRNLVQLSGNWVLERASLNERVERLELKNQALTEALQRAAIKVPAPKESYVRALVTLRYPQDWWQEFRIDKGSRDGVVEKAAVTSEGYLVGRVTRVGSDYAWVELITSSSFLLAAAVDQTRDLGVVNGDDFGHLKLLYIPEERKLKQGMTISTSLMSDLIPPGLPIGTIIDIDENREGYTEMSLSAGAHLTQLYNVEVFTGRGAQK; from the coding sequence ATGCAGCTGCTTGGCAGAGAAAGCCGTCCCTGGCTCAGCGGATTGATCTCCGTACTTGCCGGGGTGGCGGTCCTGCTTTTAATGACCGCGGTGCCAGCCGCGAAATACAGCGCCGTCGAGTGGGTGAACGCGGCGCTCACATATCCGGAGAAACCGGTGCTCTATGTGCGCAACCTTGTGCAGCTCAGCGGTAACTGGGTGCTTGAGCGCGCGAGCCTCAATGAACGCGTGGAACGGCTGGAACTTAAGAATCAGGCCCTCACGGAGGCTCTCCAGCGGGCGGCGATAAAGGTGCCTGCGCCGAAAGAGTCCTATGTCCGCGCTCTCGTCACGCTGCGCTATCCGCAGGATTGGTGGCAGGAGTTCCGCATTGACAAGGGCTCACGCGACGGCGTCGTCGAAAAGGCGGCCGTCACCTCGGAGGGATATCTTGTCGGCCGTGTCACGAGGGTTGGCAGTGACTATGCCTGGGTCGAGCTTATCACCTCCTCGTCGTTCCTGCTTGCGGCGGCTGTGGACCAGACGCGCGACCTCGGAGTGGTCAACGGAGACGACTTCGGACATCTCAAGCTGCTCTATATACCTGAGGAGCGCAAACTCAAACAGGGCATGACCATATCTACCTCGCTGATGAGCGACCTCATACCGCCGGGGCTGCCGATCGGGACGATAATCGACATAGACGAAAACAGGGAAGGCTATACGGAGATGAGCCTCAGCGCCGGTGCGCATCTGACACAGCTCTATAATGTGGAGGTCTTTACCGGCAGGGGGGCGCAGAAATGA
- the mrdA gene encoding penicillin-binding protein 2 yields the protein MVSTQYSKFDIMRRMRFLQAAVFVSFMLLVTGLFFFQVVQGDTYVKLASQNRLRILRILPPRGSIIDINGAPLAVNVRTFNINGYPIDLQREENVKSVTALLVRSGIPMTEDKFKELVAKQYSAPYRAITVATNLTFAQVAEMIMDKDFKKVLFPTPVWRRTYPAAQYAAHVIGYVAEITKEELETKDADVYRGGDMIGKNGIEGEYEDTLRGAAGEEVIEVDSRGRKLRNISYVKSAKGGDMTLTIDLAAQRYASELIGKFRGTIIAMDINDGGIRCLYSSPSYDPNPLTWGITNSEWAALTDHNERPMMNRAISGAYPPASTFKIVTGSAILESRVANKNTTVNCPGYFELGNRRFRCWKHSGHGRENIINALRDSCDVYFYQLSNQMGIDRLIKTAAKFGVGQKTGIDLTGEVSGTLAGPEWKKKRIKENWYGGDTVNYSIGQGYVLMTPLQVLRAYAALANGGKLLKPRLNTASAVESVPLDISPEVLKLIQSGVQEVTRSGTGRRASSFGVKVAGKTGTAQNSHGDDHAWFVGYAPADNPKYAVVAIAEAGKGGAAVTGPIVGKMLNFLINGKKYTEPKPAEEAKTPAAQTGT from the coding sequence ATGGTTAGTACTCAGTATTCAAAGTTTGATATCATGCGCCGCATGCGCTTCCTGCAGGCGGCGGTATTCGTCTCTTTCATGCTGCTCGTTACGGGGCTCTTTTTCTTTCAGGTCGTGCAGGGCGACACCTATGTCAAACTTGCCTCGCAGAACCGGCTGCGCATTCTGCGCATCCTCCCGCCGCGCGGCAGCATCATTGACATAAACGGCGCGCCGCTCGCGGTCAACGTCCGCACCTTTAACATCAACGGCTATCCCATCGACCTACAGCGGGAGGAAAATGTAAAGTCCGTAACGGCCCTTCTGGTTCGCAGCGGTATTCCAATGACGGAGGATAAGTTCAAAGAGCTTGTTGCAAAGCAATACTCCGCTCCATACCGCGCGATAACCGTCGCGACGAACCTCACCTTTGCGCAGGTCGCGGAGATGATAATGGACAAAGACTTTAAAAAGGTCCTCTTTCCGACCCCAGTATGGCGGCGCACCTATCCCGCGGCGCAGTATGCCGCGCACGTCATCGGCTATGTGGCGGAGATCACGAAGGAGGAGCTTGAGACGAAGGACGCCGATGTCTATCGCGGCGGCGATATGATCGGCAAAAACGGTATTGAGGGCGAGTACGAGGATACCTTGCGCGGAGCCGCCGGCGAAGAGGTGATCGAGGTCGATTCGCGCGGCCGGAAGCTGCGCAACATCAGTTACGTGAAATCGGCGAAGGGCGGCGATATGACGCTGACGATCGACCTTGCCGCCCAACGGTACGCGTCGGAGCTGATCGGCAAATTTCGCGGCACGATAATCGCGATGGATATCAACGACGGCGGCATACGCTGCCTCTATTCCTCTCCCTCCTATGATCCCAATCCGCTTACCTGGGGCATTACGAACAGCGAGTGGGCCGCGCTCACGGACCATAACGAGAGACCGATGATGAACCGCGCGATCTCCGGCGCCTACCCGCCGGCCTCGACCTTTAAGATAGTCACCGGCTCGGCAATACTCGAGAGCAGGGTGGCGAATAAAAACACGACGGTTAACTGCCCCGGCTATTTTGAGCTGGGCAACCGGCGCTTTCGCTGCTGGAAGCACAGCGGCCACGGGCGTGAAAATATCATAAACGCCCTCCGCGATTCCTGCGACGTCTATTTTTACCAGCTTTCGAACCAGATGGGGATCGACCGGCTGATAAAGACGGCCGCGAAGTTCGGCGTTGGTCAGAAGACGGGGATCGATCTCACGGGAGAGGTCTCTGGGACGCTCGCGGGGCCGGAGTGGAAGAAGAAGCGTATCAAGGAAAACTGGTACGGCGGCGATACCGTAAACTATTCGATCGGGCAGGGATATGTGCTGATGACGCCGCTCCAGGTATTAAGGGCCTACGCGGCGCTGGCAAATGGTGGTAAACTTTTAAAGCCCAGGCTCAACACCGCGTCAGCGGTTGAGAGCGTTCCCCTGGATATTTCACCCGAAGTGTTAAAATTGATACAGTCGGGTGTACAGGAGGTCACAAGGAGCGGTACGGGAAGGCGGGCCAGCTCCTTCGGGGTCAAGGTCGCGGGAAAGACCGGCACGGCGCAGAATTCGCACGGCGACGACCACGCCTGGTTTGTCGGATACGCTCCCGCGGATAATCCTAAATACGCGGTCGTCGCGATCGCGGAGGCCGGCAAGGGCGGCGCTGCGGTCACCGGCCCGATCGTAGGGAAGATGCTCAATTTTCTCATAAACGGCAAAAAATATACCGAACCCAAACCGGCGGAAGAGGCAAAGACTCCTGCTGCGCAGACGGGAACATAA
- a CDS encoding septum site-determining protein MinC, with protein sequence MIQLKGRQAGSLKCVVPADMSERQMFEGFSSLLSTGSHLLAGSEIEIDLQTRRFSPALLLKIWKTFIEPSGCAVTLWSVSDPQSREYLERMGFRTSAGEYTAERPEKKEARREEAGDGIYPGFVYFGTLRGGQNIGHAGDVVIIGNVNQGAEVTAKGNVTVIGRLNGLVHAGCGGSDEMTVVTRSLEAGQVRIGTKVGIIDRDSLFWGKPVTIRILENEVLVAPWPVL encoded by the coding sequence ATGATTCAGTTAAAGGGCAGACAGGCGGGGTCTCTAAAATGCGTCGTTCCCGCCGATATGAGCGAGCGTCAGATGTTCGAGGGTTTTAGTTCGCTGCTTTCCACGGGGAGCCATCTGCTTGCCGGCAGCGAAATAGAGATAGACCTTCAGACGCGCCGTTTCTCGCCGGCGCTGCTGCTGAAGATTTGGAAAACTTTTATCGAGCCGAGCGGCTGCGCCGTCACTCTCTGGTCGGTCTCCGACCCGCAGTCCAGGGAATACCTTGAAAGGATGGGGTTCCGGACTTCGGCGGGCGAATACACGGCAGAGCGGCCGGAGAAAAAAGAGGCGCGGCGGGAGGAGGCCGGCGACGGCATCTATCCTGGCTTCGTCTATTTCGGCACGCTTCGCGGCGGCCAGAACATCGGCCACGCCGGAGACGTGGTGATAATCGGCAACGTAAACCAGGGGGCTGAGGTCACAGCGAAGGGCAACGTCACGGTGATCGGACGTCTCAACGGTCTTGTGCACGCGGGATGCGGCGGCAGCGACGAGATGACGGTGGTCACCCGCTCGCTGGAGGCCGGGCAGGTGCGCATCGGTACAAAGGTAGGTATCATCGACAGGGATTCCCTCTTCTGGGGTAAACCGGTCACGATCAGGATATTGGAAAACGAGGTACTGGTGGCTCCATGGCCGGTACTATAA
- the minD gene encoding septum site-determining protein MinD has translation MGCRIIVITSGKGGVGKTTTTANLAAALASEGYRVVAIDGDVGLRNLDVIMGLENRIVYTLIDVIEGNCRLNQALIRDKRLENLYMIPTAQSKTKDAVSAEQMEKLCGDLSPDFDFILIDSPAGIESGFRNAAAGATEALVVTTPEVSAVRDADRIIGLLESMDKAPIQLIVNRIRPDMVKRGEMLSVQDVLDILAVDLVGMIPDDESIVISANRGEPLIFSGGTKAGEAYKNISKRLCGEEVPFMDLSKEEGGIFASLRRLFSKG, from the coding sequence TTGGGGTGCAGAATAATCGTAATTACTTCAGGTAAGGGCGGCGTCGGAAAGACGACGACCACGGCAAATTTAGCGGCGGCTCTCGCTTCCGAGGGGTATAGGGTTGTGGCCATCGACGGAGATGTCGGATTGAGAAATCTCGACGTTATCATGGGCCTTGAAAACCGCATCGTCTATACGCTTATAGACGTCATCGAGGGCAACTGCCGGCTCAACCAGGCGCTTATACGCGACAAACGGCTGGAAAACCTTTACATGATACCGACCGCGCAGTCCAAGACGAAGGACGCCGTCTCGGCGGAGCAGATGGAAAAACTTTGCGGCGACCTGAGCCCGGATTTCGACTTTATACTCATCGACAGCCCCGCCGGCATTGAGTCGGGGTTCCGCAACGCGGCGGCCGGGGCCACCGAGGCGCTCGTCGTCACGACGCCGGAGGTTTCTGCGGTGCGTGACGCGGACCGCATCATCGGCCTGCTCGAGTCGATGGACAAGGCTCCCATCCAGCTGATCGTAAACCGTATCCGCCCCGATATGGTCAAACGCGGCGAGATGCTGAGCGTTCAGGATGTGCTTGACATCCTCGCAGTGGATCTTGTCGGCATGATCCCCGACGACGAATCGATCGTCATTTCGGCCAACCGCGGCGAGCCGCTCATCTTCTCCGGCGGTACAAAGGCGGGCGAAGCCTACAAAAATATCTCTAAGCGGCTATGCGGCGAAGAGGTCCCCTTTATGGACCTTTCGAAGGAAGAGGGCGGAATATTCGCCTCGCTGCGCAGACTGTTTTCCAAGGGTTAG
- the minE gene encoding cell division topological specificity factor MinE, whose protein sequence is MRIFDCISSLFGSQKSSSVAKERLQLVLIHDRNDISPEILTALRADLINTIKKYLDIDEKGIELDLNREDRSVALLASIPLKNMQRPVRGRKKTEE, encoded by the coding sequence ATGAGAATATTTGATTGTATCAGCAGCCTTTTCGGCTCTCAGAAGAGCAGCTCAGTGGCGAAGGAGCGGCTGCAGCTGGTGCTTATCCATGACAGGAACGATATCTCGCCGGAGATACTCACGGCGCTGCGTGCCGATCTTATAAATACGATCAAGAAGTATCTCGATATCGACGAGAAGGGAATCGAGCTCGACCTTAACAGGGAAGACCGCTCGGTGGCGCTGCTGGCGAGCATACCGCTGAAAAACATGCAGCGGCCCGTCAGGGGCAGAAAGAAGACGGAGGAGTAA
- the rodA gene encoding rod shape-determining protein RodA encodes MAEKFSTSWSDIRSYTDWVMIIVTLVLFCFGLAAIYSASASFAKGDASVSGFVIRQLVWGAMSAVVYLAVLKADYRNFLKYAGPLFVCIVIIFVALLVVGHTAKGSQRWFNFGFFRFQPSELGKVIFALVLARICSALPPNNSRGIGAAVLVAGAAIVPIMLQPDLGSSLVYAVMLIAVFIAAGTPVKILTSMAGVGVAMLPLGWMILKPYQRMRLLVFLDPTIDPQGSGYNVIQSRIAVGSGGLYGKGFMHGTQGKLHFLPEPHTDFIFSVFSEEFGFIGCAVVLLFFAVLLWRILNVSQYTKDLQAKLMCAAIAAWLWFQIMESVAMSMGLAPVTGLPLPLFSYGGSSLLVISLGLALVQSANIVARKDRF; translated from the coding sequence ATGGCTGAAAAATTTTCCACAAGCTGGAGCGACATCCGCTCCTACACGGACTGGGTAATGATCATCGTCACTCTTGTCCTCTTCTGCTTCGGCCTTGCCGCGATCTACAGCGCAAGCGCCTCGTTCGCGAAGGGCGACGCCTCCGTTTCGGGCTTCGTAATAAGACAGCTGGTCTGGGGCGCGATGAGCGCTGTCGTCTATCTGGCGGTACTCAAAGCGGATTACAGGAATTTTCTTAAATACGCCGGCCCTCTCTTCGTCTGCATCGTGATAATCTTTGTGGCGCTGCTTGTCGTGGGTCATACCGCGAAGGGGTCGCAGCGGTGGTTCAACTTCGGATTCTTCCGTTTTCAGCCCTCGGAGCTAGGCAAGGTAATTTTCGCGCTCGTGCTTGCGAGGATATGTTCGGCGCTGCCTCCCAACAACAGTCGCGGGATCGGCGCCGCCGTGCTTGTCGCGGGGGCCGCCATTGTGCCGATAATGCTGCAGCCGGATCTGGGCAGCTCCCTGGTTTATGCCGTGATGCTGATAGCCGTATTCATCGCGGCGGGTACGCCCGTGAAGATCCTTACTTCGATGGCGGGGGTAGGTGTGGCGATGCTGCCGCTGGGGTGGATGATTTTGAAGCCTTATCAGAGAATGCGTCTGTTGGTTTTCCTCGATCCGACGATCGATCCGCAGGGTTCGGGGTATAATGTTATACAATCGCGCATCGCGGTCGGTTCGGGGGGCCTTTACGGCAAGGGCTTCATGCACGGCACGCAGGGTAAGCTTCACTTCCTGCCGGAGCCGCACACCGACTTTATCTTCAGTGTCTTCTCGGAGGAGTTTGGCTTTATCGGATGCGCCGTCGTGCTGCTGTTCTTCGCGGTTCTGCTGTGGCGCATTCTGAATGTTTCGCAGTACACGAAGGATTTGCAGGCGAAGCTGATGTGCGCCGCGATTGCGGCGTGGCTGTGGTTTCAGATCATGGAGAGCGTGGCGATGAGCATGGGGCTTGCGCCGGTGACGGGGCTGCCGCTGCCGCTCTTCAGTTACGGAGGCAGCTCTCTGCTTGTGATATCGCTGGGGCTCGCTCTGGTCCAGAGCGCGAACATCGTCGCGCGCAAAGATAGATTTTAA
- a CDS encoding TIGR03960 family B12-binding radical SAM protein has translation MQGAIEEGRLRRLLSSVKRPSRYIGGEWGSGPVKEGEDLVRICYAFPDLYEVGMSYLGFQILYPLTKSLPYADAERVYTPWPDMEAAMRDSGTPIWALESKRPLTDFDAVGFTLQYELSYTNILTILDLAGIPFRSSERGEEHPLILAGGIGALAPEPVAPFIDAFMVGDGEVLIPEVLKCLHGLKGAKRAEKLAALAAIEGVYVPALYDGSKKIRRRIAEDLDGAFYHTSMIVPNTGIVHDRVAVQVFKGCTRGCRFCQAGIIDRPLRERSAESVCEQVKGLLASTGWEEVGLLSLATCDWNGLPEAMEKFAPMLADNQIKLSLPSLRVDAFSVNLAAGLESMRKGGLTFAPEAGTQRLRDVINKGVTDEAIEAALDETFSHGWDRVKLYFMMGLPTETAEDLAGILDICNRAVSIAKRHKRRGDVNASVAGFVPKAHTPFQWEAQASIAELRERGRGLKSSLKNRKVSLSYHEPEQTFLEGVFARGDSRLAAAVEEAWRRGARFDGWTEYFNFDLWTAVFADLGIDAAGYTAARGVDDKLPWDHIDCGVTKDFLLREREKALAAVTTGDCRGGCNGCGWQGRTKAKGCPHVEN, from the coding sequence ATGCAAGGAGCTATTGAAGAGGGGCGGCTTCGCCGGCTGCTCTCCTCTGTTAAGCGCCCGTCCCGTTATATCGGCGGCGAATGGGGAAGCGGCCCTGTCAAAGAGGGAGAGGACCTTGTGCGTATCTGTTACGCCTTTCCCGACCTCTATGAGGTGGGAATGAGCTATCTCGGCTTTCAGATACTCTACCCGCTGACGAAATCGCTGCCCTATGCCGACGCGGAGCGCGTCTACACGCCATGGCCGGATATGGAGGCGGCGATGCGGGATTCCGGCACGCCGATTTGGGCGCTTGAGAGCAAACGTCCTCTCACCGATTTTGACGCTGTAGGCTTCACGCTGCAGTACGAGCTTTCATACACGAATATCTTGACGATCCTCGATCTCGCGGGAATACCGTTCCGCTCCTCGGAGCGCGGGGAAGAGCATCCGCTCATCCTCGCCGGCGGTATCGGCGCGCTTGCGCCGGAGCCGGTCGCCCCCTTTATCGACGCCTTTATGGTGGGGGACGGCGAGGTGCTCATCCCGGAGGTGCTGAAATGTCTCCACGGGCTCAAGGGCGCCAAACGGGCTGAGAAGCTCGCGGCGCTGGCCGCCATCGAGGGCGTCTATGTGCCGGCGCTGTACGACGGAAGCAAAAAGATTCGCCGGCGGATCGCCGAAGACCTTGACGGCGCCTTTTACCACACCTCGATGATCGTGCCGAATACCGGTATTGTCCACGATCGGGTCGCCGTACAGGTATTTAAGGGCTGCACGCGCGGCTGCCGCTTCTGCCAGGCGGGGATCATCGACCGCCCGCTGCGGGAGCGCAGCGCCGAATCCGTCTGCGAACAGGTCAAGGGGCTGCTTGCCTCGACGGGGTGGGAGGAGGTCGGGCTTTTGTCCCTTGCCACCTGCGACTGGAACGGACTGCCGGAGGCGATGGAAAAATTCGCCCCGATGCTTGCGGACAACCAGATAAAGCTCTCCCTGCCCAGCCTGCGTGTCGACGCCTTCTCCGTGAACCTCGCGGCGGGGCTGGAGTCGATGAGGAAGGGCGGCCTCACCTTCGCCCCCGAGGCGGGAACGCAGCGTCTCCGCGATGTCATCAACAAAGGCGTCACGGACGAAGCGATCGAGGCGGCGTTGGACGAGACATTCTCCCACGGCTGGGACAGGGTCAAGCTATACTTTATGATGGGGCTGCCGACCGAAACGGCGGAAGACCTTGCGGGCATTCTGGATATCTGTAACCGCGCGGTCTCGATCGCTAAACGCCACAAGCGGCGCGGCGACGTCAACGCCTCTGTCGCGGGATTCGTGCCGAAGGCGCACACGCCGTTCCAGTGGGAGGCGCAGGCCTCCATCGCCGAGCTGCGCGAGCGCGGCCGCGGACTCAAGAGTTCTCTGAAAAACAGAAAGGTCTCCCTTTCCTACCATGAGCCGGAACAGACCTTTCTTGAGGGCGTCTTCGCGCGCGGCGACTCCCGCCTCGCGGCGGCGGTCGAGGAGGCCTGGCGGCGCGGAGCGCGCTTTGACGGCTGGACGGAATACTTCAACTTCGACCTCTGGACGGCGGTCTTTGCCGACCTGGGGATAGACGCGGCCGGTTACACGGCCGCGCGCGGAGTGGATGATAAACTGCCGTGGGATCACATTGACTGCGGCGTGACGAAAGATTTTCTGCTGCGCGAACGCGAAAAGGCGCTCGCTGCGGTGACTACCGGCGACTGCCGCGGCGGCTGTAACGGCTGCGGCTGGCAGGGCCGCACGAAGGCGAAGGGGTGTCCCCATGTCGAGAATTAG
- a CDS encoding TIGR03936 family radical SAM-associated protein translates to MSRIRIIFEKRGLFTFVNHMDLPVVFSRAARRAGLTQEFTQGFSPHPRISLASPLAIGVEGLAEPADFWFEKWDEESFLRWSAMLPEGLKILKYAEVEDGLNLAKLIDAAVYRISGEGAPLDGRAAQVLSDEAARLNALFACSFAEGTVTLTVGDLEHCGAGLLVKALAAAGVVSGWQDLRMERLTVGKWNAEAGAVLPLI, encoded by the coding sequence ATGTCGAGAATTAGGATTATCTTTGAAAAGCGGGGACTCTTCACCTTTGTTAACCACATGGACCTGCCTGTGGTCTTTTCCCGCGCGGCGCGCCGCGCCGGGCTGACGCAGGAGTTCACCCAAGGTTTTTCGCCGCACCCGCGGATAAGCCTCGCCTCGCCGCTCGCTATCGGAGTGGAGGGGCTGGCGGAGCCGGCGGACTTCTGGTTTGAAAAATGGGACGAGGAATCTTTCCTCCGGTGGAGTGCGATGCTCCCCGAGGGGTTAAAAATATTGAAATATGCGGAAGTTGAGGATGGGTTAAACCTGGCAAAGCTGATCGACGCGGCGGTCTACCGGATATCCGGCGAAGGCGCGCCCCTTGACGGGCGGGCGGCGCAGGTACTGTCCGACGAGGCCGCGCGGCTGAACGCGCTCTTTGCCTGTTCCTTCGCGGAGGGCACGGTGACGCTGACGGTTGGCGACCTCGAACACTGCGGCGCCGGTCTGCTCGTCAAAGCGCTTGCCGCGGCGGGGGTTGTCTCCGGCTGGCAGGATCTGCGCATGGAACGCCTCACCGTCGGCAAATGGAACGCCGAAGCCGGCGCTGTTCTTCCGCTTATTTAA
- a CDS encoding Rne/Rng family ribonuclease, with product MSGWSKKIIANLVDPEEIRIAIIDEKGKLYEFFVERMLEHQRTGEIYKARVDSVLPGMNSAFLNLGDGRNGFLYLDDVKGIEVKPGMEMLVQVVKNARKGKGARVSPRVSLAGRYMVLIPGGHETGVSKRIEDDDERARLRAIAKDIRPQNFGIIIRTVAEGCDAEGLREDVEGLLSQWETIQRNAKQNSAPCLIHRDIGSLERVLRDELTDEIDEIVIDSEEEKESVEAIVKKFFPDKEIDVNLFKGKMPLFEVYGLENQIAELQDRKVWLTSGAYLVIDQTEALTVIDVNTGKFVGSKNLNDTVLKTNLEAAVEIARQLRLRALGGIVVVDFIDMENETDNQALVHQLQELFKNDRCKARVYGVTGLGLVEITRKRARTDIRAALTRGCPFCGGLGTVTKEESVAVQIKRFIRKITLSSKSEALLVECYTTVAEYISDTFLSAWEEEFERKIFIRGCPDLSWGKYRLECQGSLSQVEHRINVLQKREGWAIVHRSPSA from the coding sequence ATGTCAGGCTGGTCAAAAAAGATAATAGCCAATCTTGTTGACCCCGAAGAGATCAGGATCGCCATCATCGACGAAAAGGGGAAACTTTACGAATTCTTTGTAGAGCGGATGCTTGAGCACCAGCGGACCGGCGAGATATACAAGGCGCGGGTCGACAGCGTGCTGCCTGGGATGAACTCCGCCTTCCTGAATCTTGGCGACGGCAGGAACGGCTTCCTCTACCTTGACGACGTCAAGGGCATAGAGGTCAAGCCGGGTATGGAGATGCTTGTGCAGGTTGTCAAAAACGCGCGCAAGGGCAAAGGGGCGCGCGTCTCGCCGCGCGTTTCGCTCGCGGGGCGCTATATGGTGCTGATCCCCGGCGGCCACGAGACGGGAGTCTCAAAGCGTATTGAGGACGACGATGAGCGCGCGCGCCTGCGCGCCATCGCGAAAGATATCCGCCCGCAAAACTTCGGGATCATCATCAGGACCGTCGCGGAGGGCTGCGATGCCGAAGGGCTGCGCGAGGACGTCGAAGGGCTCCTCTCGCAGTGGGAGACGATCCAGCGCAACGCGAAACAGAACAGCGCCCCCTGCCTCATCCACCGGGATATCGGCTCTCTCGAGCGCGTGCTGCGCGACGAGCTGACCGACGAGATAGACGAGATCGTCATCGACAGCGAAGAGGAAAAAGAGAGCGTCGAGGCAATCGTCAAAAAATTCTTCCCCGACAAAGAGATTGACGTAAACCTCTTCAAGGGTAAAATGCCGCTTTTTGAAGTCTACGGGCTGGAAAACCAGATCGCCGAACTGCAGGACCGCAAGGTCTGGCTCACTTCGGGGGCCTATCTCGTCATCGACCAGACCGAGGCGCTGACGGTGATCGACGTCAACACTGGCAAATTCGTTGGTTCAAAAAATCTCAACGACACGGTGCTCAAGACGAACCTTGAGGCCGCCGTCGAGATCGCCCGCCAGCTGCGGCTGCGCGCGCTCGGCGGCATCGTCGTCGTCGATTTTATCGACATGGAAAACGAAACGGACAACCAGGCCCTCGTGCACCAGCTGCAGGAGCTTTTCAAAAACGACCGCTGCAAGGCGCGCGTCTACGGCGTCACCGGCCTCGGCCTTGTGGAAATCACGCGGAAACGCGCGCGCACCGACATCCGGGCGGCGCTTACGCGCGGCTGTCCCTTCTGCGGAGGCCTGGGAACGGTGACCAAAGAGGAGAGCGTGGCGGTGCAGATAAAACGCTTCATCAGGAAGATAACGCTCTCGTCGAAGTCGGAGGCTCTGCTGGTGGAGTGCTACACGACCGTCGCCGAATACATAAGCGACACCTTCCTCTCCGCCTGGGAGGAAGAATTTGAGAGAAAAATATTCATCCGCGGCTGTCCTGACCTCTCCTGGGGCAAATACCGCCTCGAGTGTCAGGGTTCGCTTTCGCAGGTGGAACACCGCATAAACGTGCTTCAGAAACGGGAGGGCTGGGCCATTGTACATCGGTCGCCTTCAGCTTAA